In the genome of Nitrospira japonica, one region contains:
- a CDS encoding NAD(P)H-hydrate dehydratase, with protein sequence MKVVTAAQMQALDRRTIVEGRIPGIVLMERAGQGVVKHLEAQFGSSRGKTVTVVCGKGNNGGDGLVVARLLHRSGAKIRALLLEPVSALTRDAAVMYRRFMRAAGKSSIIPFRVEDRIRSLLAASDLAIDAILGTGLSTDVTGTYRDAINLINQCGRPAVAVDIPSGIHADSGSVLGTAIDASLTVTLGLPKVGLYVGQGIDHAGIVQVVDIGIPPSFVADVDSHVTLLDKETVRHSLPRRHASAHKGTFGHAGIIAGSVGKTGAAALAAQAALRTGTGLVTVATPASVNDVLEAKLLEVMTVPCPETDARTLSRDSLGLLIPFMQSKTAVAVGPGISTHSETVGLIRALVEHLDRPSVIDADALTALAGQTSLLAECTVTPILTPHPGEMARLESDATTQSVNADRIGIAGRFARRVGVVLVLKGARSVIAKPDGSVAICPTGNPGMATAGTGDVLTGMTVGLLAQGLPPWEAACAATYIHGMAGDLAGQRLGEAGLLARDVIEQIPYALQIFSR encoded by the coding sequence ATGAAGGTTGTCACCGCCGCCCAGATGCAGGCGTTGGACCGTCGGACAATTGTCGAAGGCCGTATCCCCGGTATCGTGTTAATGGAACGAGCTGGCCAGGGGGTGGTCAAACATCTAGAGGCTCAATTCGGGTCTTCGCGCGGCAAAACAGTCACGGTCGTCTGCGGCAAAGGGAACAACGGAGGGGACGGACTGGTCGTCGCCCGGCTGCTCCACCGCAGTGGTGCCAAAATTCGCGCGCTTCTGCTTGAACCGGTTTCGGCACTTACCCGGGACGCCGCCGTCATGTACCGACGGTTCATGCGAGCAGCCGGCAAGTCTTCCATCATTCCTTTTCGCGTCGAGGACCGAATCCGAAGTCTCTTGGCTGCCAGCGATCTGGCGATCGACGCCATCCTGGGTACAGGTCTATCCACGGACGTGACGGGGACCTACCGAGATGCCATCAACCTGATCAATCAATGCGGGCGGCCGGCGGTGGCCGTCGACATTCCCTCGGGCATCCATGCAGATAGTGGTTCGGTACTTGGGACGGCCATAGACGCCTCTCTCACCGTCACCCTTGGCCTTCCCAAGGTCGGTTTATACGTCGGCCAGGGCATCGACCATGCCGGAATCGTCCAGGTCGTCGATATCGGGATCCCGCCATCCTTTGTTGCGGACGTCGACAGTCACGTAACCCTGCTCGACAAGGAAACCGTCCGCCACAGCCTGCCTCGCCGCCACGCCTCCGCGCATAAAGGTACGTTTGGTCATGCCGGCATCATTGCCGGCTCCGTAGGCAAGACCGGAGCCGCGGCGCTGGCCGCGCAGGCTGCGTTGCGAACGGGAACGGGGCTCGTGACGGTGGCCACCCCGGCCAGCGTGAACGACGTTCTGGAGGCCAAGCTCCTTGAAGTCATGACAGTACCGTGCCCGGAAACCGACGCGAGGACACTCAGCCGGGACAGTCTTGGACTACTCATCCCCTTCATGCAATCAAAGACCGCCGTGGCCGTCGGCCCGGGCATCTCAACTCACAGTGAGACCGTCGGGTTGATTCGGGCTCTCGTGGAGCATCTGGACCGCCCCTCGGTCATAGATGCAGACGCCCTGACCGCGTTGGCCGGTCAGACGTCCCTCCTGGCTGAGTGTACCGTCACTCCGATCCTCACGCCTCATCCTGGAGAAATGGCTCGGCTTGAGTCAGATGCGACTACTCAGTCGGTCAATGCCGACCGGATCGGCATAGCCGGCCGATTCGCTCGCCGGGTCGGCGTCGTTCTGGTGTTGAAAGGCGCCCGCTCGGTGATTGCGAAACCGGATGGATCGGTCGCCATCTGCCCTACGGGAAATCCAGGAATGGCGACGGCGGGAACCGGCGACGTCCTGACCGGCATGACGGTCGGTCTTCTGGCACAAGGACTGCCACCGTGGGAAGCCGCCTGTGCGGCCACCTATATTCATGGGATGGCAGGTGATCTGGCCGGGCAGCGTCTTGGAGAAGCCGGCCTGCTGGCCCGAGACGTGATTGAGCAGATTCCCTATGCCCTCCAAATCTTCAGTCGCTAA
- the tsaE gene encoding tRNA (adenosine(37)-N6)-threonylcarbamoyltransferase complex ATPase subunit type 1 TsaE, producing MTTRSAGETDRLGQALGHTLRGGEFLALLGTLGAGKTTLVRGIAKGLDASPSSVSSPTFVLAHEYRGRLVLIHADLYRIRSPHEPESTGLTEYLSGATVAAVEWADKAPGWWPDDRLEIELRHLTVGSRTIRLTAQGPLSTGLLARARTKFSQLATARRKVSPA from the coding sequence ATGACGACCCGATCGGCAGGCGAAACGGACCGGCTCGGCCAAGCGTTGGGGCACACGCTGCGGGGCGGAGAATTTCTGGCCCTCCTCGGAACATTGGGAGCAGGGAAAACGACGCTGGTACGGGGAATTGCAAAGGGATTGGACGCAAGTCCGTCCTCCGTAAGCAGTCCTACCTTCGTCCTTGCTCATGAGTACCGCGGGAGGCTGGTATTGATACACGCGGACTTGTACCGTATACGGTCGCCACATGAACCGGAATCGACAGGACTGACGGAGTATCTGTCAGGTGCTACCGTCGCAGCCGTCGAATGGGCCGATAAGGCGCCAGGCTGGTGGCCGGACGACCGGCTCGAAATTGAGTTGCGCCACCTGACCGTTGGGAGTAGAACGATTCGACTGACTGCCCAAGGACCGCTTTCAACCGGACTGCTGGCGCGGGCACGGACGAAATTCTCCCAACTCGCAACGGCCCGCAGGAAGGTATCGCCGGCATGA
- a CDS encoding LapA family protein yields the protein MIRLILVGTLLLLCLAFFLQNQEQEVTLRYFFGLFSASTPIYKPILAGFAVGLLVSGILLFPPWVRGRIELRRKTKALQEAEVDLERLRKSLEKLTTKPSSTGVGDSSLRAQTDE from the coding sequence ATGATTCGACTCATTCTCGTAGGCACGCTTCTCCTCTTGTGCCTGGCGTTTTTCCTGCAGAATCAGGAACAAGAAGTCACGCTTCGCTATTTCTTCGGACTCTTTTCCGCTTCCACGCCCATTTACAAGCCGATTCTGGCGGGATTTGCCGTCGGACTGCTGGTGTCTGGAATCCTGTTGTTCCCCCCCTGGGTCCGAGGCCGCATCGAGCTCCGCCGGAAGACCAAGGCGTTGCAGGAAGCAGAGGTCGATCTTGAACGGCTGCGGAAGTCCTTGGAGAAGTTGACGACAAAACCGTCGTCCACTGGGGTTGGAGACTCGTCACTTCGAGCACAAACCGATGAGTGA
- the mutS gene encoding DNA mismatch repair protein MutS, with product MSDADVTPLMRQYHEIKRGYPEAILFFRVGDFYEMFGEDAKEASGLLSIALTSRDKSSAAPIPLCGVPHHAAQTYIAKLLKVGRTVALCEQVEDPRLAKGLVRREVVRLYTPGTLVDTEFLPAGESSFLTAVSYAQQGGVKNGPVIGLANLDVSTGEFWVTEFHGDQGTVESALIDELVRIEPKELLYAESDRSLAPLLGRLDQTRLCAKPLAAFSAQEATVLLTDHFGVHSLDGFGCAGLTVGLAASGAVWRYFRETQPTASLSHVRRLQRRWHEESMHLDETTIRNLELIRPLTGGDGRLGSRHATVLSMLDRTSTSMGSRLLREWLTRPLLDRKAIQSRLDAVGELTQYLSQRVALRSVLRTVQDLARLSSRIALGLAGPQECLALKNSLRALPELRSNLSVFTATLLADIRNSWDDCRDIYETIERAIATDAPMSVRDGNVIREGFHPQVDALRKRKLEGKDWITALESQERARTGIDSLKVRFNQVFGYYIEVTKANLSKVPADFIRKQTLANAERYMTPGLKDLEEQVTGAESQLYALEEELFIQVRERVAKDLPRLQSMAQALSHLDVLAGLSETAALHRYVQPTIDEADEIRIVEGRHPVVEQLSTDAPFVPNDTFLDGESHRVILLTGPNMAGKSTYLRQVALIVLLAQIGSFVPAAEAHIGLVDRIFTRVGASDNLAAGQSTFMVEMIESAQILNSATQKSLILLDEIGRGTSTYDGLSIAWAIAEYIHDRRFLGARTLFATHYHEMTQMETLRDGIRNYRVAVQERNGDVLFLRKIQPGGADKSYGIHVAKLAGLPDSVIIRAQEVLAKLEEPGSRTEGVHIREGRSDTARSDPQPHPLIEEVRQIDLFSLTPLDALNRLADLQKRATDSQ from the coding sequence ATGAGTGACGCGGATGTCACGCCGCTCATGCGGCAATACCATGAAATCAAGCGCGGCTATCCCGAAGCGATCCTTTTTTTTCGCGTTGGCGACTTCTATGAAATGTTCGGCGAGGATGCCAAAGAAGCCTCCGGCCTGTTGAGCATTGCTCTCACCTCGCGCGATAAGAGCAGCGCAGCCCCGATCCCCCTCTGCGGAGTACCTCATCACGCAGCACAAACCTACATCGCCAAACTCCTAAAAGTCGGTCGCACGGTCGCCCTATGCGAACAGGTCGAGGATCCGCGATTGGCTAAAGGGCTCGTGCGCCGCGAAGTTGTGCGCCTGTATACCCCCGGCACCCTCGTCGATACTGAATTTCTCCCAGCTGGTGAATCCAGCTTCCTGACGGCCGTCTCTTACGCTCAACAGGGCGGAGTCAAGAATGGACCGGTCATCGGCCTGGCCAATCTGGATGTGTCGACAGGTGAATTTTGGGTCACGGAATTTCACGGTGATCAGGGAACTGTCGAATCCGCCTTGATCGACGAATTGGTGAGAATTGAACCGAAAGAATTACTCTACGCTGAATCGGATCGGTCCCTCGCGCCGCTATTGGGCCGTCTCGATCAGACAAGGTTATGCGCCAAACCCCTCGCTGCATTTTCCGCGCAAGAGGCGACGGTGCTTTTGACGGACCACTTCGGCGTGCACTCGCTTGACGGATTCGGCTGCGCCGGTCTCACGGTCGGTCTCGCAGCTTCCGGCGCCGTATGGCGATATTTCCGTGAGACCCAGCCAACCGCTTCATTGAGTCATGTCAGGCGCTTACAGCGGCGATGGCACGAAGAGTCCATGCATCTGGACGAAACCACCATTCGCAACCTTGAACTCATTCGTCCATTGACCGGAGGAGACGGACGGCTAGGCTCCCGCCATGCGACGGTGCTGTCGATGCTGGACCGGACGTCCACTTCCATGGGCAGCCGACTATTGAGGGAATGGCTGACTCGTCCGCTTCTCGATCGCAAGGCTATTCAAAGCCGGTTGGACGCGGTCGGTGAGTTGACGCAGTACCTCTCTCAACGTGTTGCGCTCAGGTCCGTTCTGCGGACGGTCCAGGACCTGGCCCGTCTGAGCAGCCGAATTGCACTGGGCCTGGCTGGCCCTCAAGAATGCCTTGCACTAAAAAACTCGCTTCGTGCCCTTCCCGAGCTGCGATCCAATTTGTCCGTATTCACCGCAACCCTGCTCGCCGACATCCGGAACAGCTGGGACGATTGCCGGGACATTTATGAGACGATCGAGCGCGCGATCGCGACCGATGCGCCAATGTCGGTTCGAGACGGCAACGTCATCCGTGAAGGATTTCACCCGCAGGTCGACGCGCTTCGAAAGCGGAAACTCGAGGGCAAAGATTGGATCACCGCGCTGGAAAGCCAGGAACGTGCGCGGACCGGGATCGACTCTCTGAAGGTCCGGTTCAACCAGGTATTCGGTTATTACATTGAAGTAACCAAGGCCAACCTTTCGAAGGTACCCGCCGACTTTATCCGAAAGCAGACTCTGGCCAATGCGGAACGATATATGACGCCTGGGTTGAAAGACCTGGAGGAGCAGGTCACCGGAGCGGAATCACAATTGTACGCACTGGAGGAGGAGCTGTTTATTCAAGTTCGTGAACGGGTCGCCAAAGACCTACCGCGTTTACAATCGATGGCTCAAGCTCTCTCTCACCTCGACGTGCTTGCCGGATTGTCGGAAACAGCCGCGTTGCACCGGTACGTCCAACCGACCATCGATGAGGCGGATGAAATCAGGATCGTGGAAGGCCGCCATCCGGTCGTTGAACAATTGAGCACGGATGCGCCGTTTGTTCCGAATGATACCTTTCTTGACGGCGAATCACATCGGGTCATTCTTCTTACAGGACCCAATATGGCCGGGAAAAGTACGTACTTGCGCCAGGTCGCTCTAATCGTCCTACTCGCGCAGATCGGCAGTTTCGTACCGGCTGCAGAAGCTCATATCGGATTGGTCGACCGTATTTTTACCCGTGTCGGGGCCTCGGACAACCTCGCTGCGGGCCAGAGTACGTTCATGGTCGAAATGATCGAGAGCGCGCAGATTCTCAATTCCGCCACTCAAAAGAGTTTAATCCTGCTCGACGAGATCGGTCGGGGTACCAGCACATATGACGGGCTGAGTATTGCCTGGGCTATTGCAGAATATATTCATGACCGTCGGTTCTTAGGTGCTCGAACCCTCTTCGCCACCCATTACCATGAAATGACGCAGATGGAGACCTTGCGCGACGGCATCCGTAATTATCGAGTCGCTGTGCAAGAGCGGAACGGGGATGTCCTCTTTCTTCGAAAAATCCAGCCGGGTGGAGCTGACAAAAGTTATGGCATCCATGTCGCCAAGTTGGCCGGCCTTCCCGACTCTGTCATTATCCGTGCACAGGAAGTGTTGGCGAAATTGGAAGAACCCGGATCTCGTACAGAGGGAGTCCACATACGTGAGGGCCGATCCGATACCGCCCGATCCGATCCCCAACCACATCCGCTCATCGAAGAGGTGAGACAGATCGACCTCTTCTCCTTAACCCCGCTCGATGCATTGAATCGTCTCGCTGATCTCCAAAAGCGCGCAACCGATTCCCAGTAA
- a CDS encoding M16 family metallopeptidase — MTERIPTLKSVTVGIWVNTGSRDEQPSQAGYSHFIEHMFFKGTRSRSAAEISREIDGLGGEMNAFTTRETTTFYVKVLDQQLERALELLSDLFYRSQFNAKELEKEKQVVLEEIRMVQDDPEDYVQELHMMQILGHHPLGQSILGQEKTIRGLKRENILAYIKARYDPARIVIAIAGNFEQHSLEKLVSRYFRFARTGESSSSSSPVRRPPEVKGGLLVRQKALEQVHLCLGLRGVAAGHQDRYAAYALNSILGGSVSSRLFQEVREKRGLAYSIYSFLSGYSDGGTITVYAGTRAKEAARVVDLICREIRRLRNTGVEKRELERAKNQMKGSLMLSLESSHSRMSKLAKDELIHGSRVSLEEILRQIDRIKPEQIDRVGRELFGLDRLSITGLGPISQRALQSFG, encoded by the coding sequence GTGACCGAGCGGATCCCGACGCTCAAATCGGTCACGGTCGGGATCTGGGTCAACACCGGATCCCGCGACGAGCAGCCCTCGCAAGCCGGTTATTCTCACTTCATCGAACACATGTTCTTCAAAGGAACGCGTTCGCGTTCCGCCGCCGAGATCTCGCGTGAGATTGACGGTCTGGGCGGCGAAATGAACGCGTTCACGACCCGAGAGACGACGACCTTCTACGTCAAGGTTCTGGATCAACAACTGGAGCGCGCACTCGAACTCCTCTCCGACTTGTTTTACCGCTCGCAGTTTAACGCCAAAGAGCTGGAGAAGGAAAAGCAGGTCGTTCTCGAGGAGATCCGCATGGTCCAGGATGATCCCGAGGATTACGTTCAAGAATTGCACATGATGCAGATTCTGGGGCACCATCCGTTAGGGCAGTCGATTCTGGGTCAGGAAAAAACCATCCGAGGACTCAAACGGGAGAACATCCTGGCCTACATCAAAGCTCGGTATGATCCTGCTCGGATCGTCATCGCGATCGCCGGGAATTTCGAGCAGCATTCCCTCGAGAAACTGGTGTCGCGTTATTTCCGATTTGCGCGCACAGGTGAATCCTCGTCGTCGTCGTCTCCTGTTCGCCGGCCGCCGGAAGTGAAGGGAGGCCTGCTCGTCAGGCAGAAAGCACTGGAGCAGGTTCATCTTTGCTTGGGATTAAGAGGTGTGGCAGCGGGACATCAAGATCGGTACGCCGCATATGCTCTTAACAGTATTTTGGGAGGGAGCGTGAGCTCCAGACTCTTTCAAGAAGTGAGAGAGAAGCGGGGTTTGGCCTATTCGATCTATTCGTTTCTCTCCGGCTATTCCGATGGCGGCACGATCACCGTATACGCCGGTACAAGAGCCAAGGAGGCGGCCCGTGTCGTTGATTTGATTTGCCGTGAAATCAGACGTCTGAGAAACACGGGTGTTGAGAAGCGCGAACTGGAACGAGCCAAGAATCAGATGAAGGGCAGTCTGATGCTGAGTTTGGAGAGTTCTCATAGCCGTATGAGCAAATTGGCGAAGGACGAGTTGATCCACGGCTCACGCGTTTCGCTTGAAGAAATTTTGCGTCAGATAGATCGGATCAAGCCAGAGCAGATCGACAGAGTCGGACGGGAACTCTTCGGATTGGACCGGTTGTCGATCACCGGCCTCGGTCCTATTTCCCAGCGCGCGCTTCAATCATTCGGATGA
- the pnp gene encoding polyribonucleotide nucleotidyltransferase, translated as MVHAVELDIAGRTLRLETGRVAKQADGSIWASYGDTVVLATAVASQNAKPGVDFLPLTVDYQEKAYAAGKIPGGYFKREGRPSEKEVLTSRLIDRPLRPLFPEGYYFETQVIASVLSADKTGSSDVIGITAASAALAVSNIPFLGPIAGVKIGRVNGQFVVNPDLETLEQSELHLVVAGTADAVMMVEAGANELPETTMLAAIELAHAEIKKIVAKINELRRLSGDKPKRPVVAETIDPGLAGQVKTLVAQGIRDAIMIPNKTARQERLDLILKDAVEKLKSPDDPHRERHVKIVFHGLEYTEVRNMILEKGSRADGRGPGDIRPITCEVGVLPRTHGSALFTRGETQSLAVITLGTTDDEQRIDALEGEYTRTFMLHYNFPPFSVGEARPLRSPGRREVGHGALAERALKPVIPGKDVFPYTLRIVSDILESNGSSSMATVCGGTLGMMDAGVPIKEPVAGIAMGLIKEDDRVMILSDILGLEDHLGDMDFKVCGTRHGVTALQMDIKIGGITPALMHQALEQAKAGRLHILNCMLKAIGSPRQNMSAFAPRIFTIKVKQDKIREVIGPGGKTIRGIQADCGVKINIEDTGIVTIASVDEASLEKAKEMIGRIVEEVEVGKTYLGTVRKIMDFGAFVEVLPGTDGLVHISQLAHHRVKSVADEVAEGDQILVKVLEVDRQGKIRLSRKDTMPAPTGAGTKDQSDG; from the coding sequence ATGGTACACGCAGTTGAACTCGATATTGCCGGCCGGACGTTGCGGCTCGAGACCGGACGGGTCGCCAAGCAGGCTGATGGCTCGATCTGGGCCTCGTACGGAGATACCGTAGTCTTGGCGACGGCGGTCGCTTCGCAGAATGCGAAGCCGGGTGTGGATTTTCTTCCCCTCACCGTCGACTATCAGGAGAAGGCTTATGCGGCCGGAAAGATCCCGGGAGGGTACTTCAAACGGGAAGGGCGGCCGTCGGAGAAGGAAGTGCTCACAAGTCGATTAATCGATCGGCCACTGCGTCCGCTGTTTCCGGAAGGATATTATTTTGAGACACAGGTGATTGCCTCCGTGTTGTCGGCGGACAAGACCGGCTCATCCGACGTCATTGGCATTACGGCTGCTTCTGCCGCATTGGCCGTGTCTAACATCCCCTTCCTGGGTCCGATCGCCGGCGTCAAGATCGGCCGCGTCAACGGGCAATTTGTGGTCAATCCCGATTTGGAAACACTGGAGCAAAGCGAGCTGCATCTGGTAGTGGCAGGCACGGCCGATGCGGTGATGATGGTTGAGGCCGGTGCCAACGAATTGCCGGAAACGACGATGCTCGCCGCAATCGAATTGGCTCATGCCGAGATAAAAAAAATCGTGGCGAAGATCAATGAGCTTCGAAGGCTGTCTGGCGACAAGCCCAAGCGGCCGGTGGTGGCGGAGACAATCGATCCGGGTCTTGCCGGACAAGTCAAGACATTGGTCGCGCAAGGGATTCGAGACGCGATCATGATTCCGAACAAGACGGCGCGGCAGGAGCGGTTGGATTTGATCTTGAAGGACGCGGTTGAGAAGCTGAAAAGTCCGGATGACCCCCATCGCGAACGACATGTGAAGATCGTGTTCCATGGGCTGGAGTATACGGAAGTGCGGAACATGATCCTCGAAAAGGGATCACGAGCCGATGGCCGCGGCCCCGGCGATATCCGCCCGATCACCTGTGAAGTGGGAGTTCTGCCCAGGACTCACGGATCGGCGTTGTTTACCAGGGGAGAGACGCAAAGTTTGGCCGTCATCACGTTGGGTACGACGGACGATGAGCAGCGGATTGACGCACTGGAAGGCGAATATACCAGGACGTTCATGCTTCATTACAATTTCCCGCCGTTTAGCGTCGGGGAAGCGAGGCCGTTGCGATCCCCAGGTAGGCGGGAGGTGGGGCACGGAGCTCTGGCCGAGAGAGCCCTTAAGCCGGTCATTCCTGGCAAGGATGTGTTTCCCTATACGCTGCGAATTGTTTCCGACATTCTTGAATCAAACGGCTCTTCCTCTATGGCGACGGTATGCGGCGGGACGCTCGGCATGATGGATGCCGGGGTACCGATCAAAGAACCGGTGGCCGGTATCGCCATGGGACTCATCAAGGAAGACGATCGAGTGATGATCCTATCCGACATTCTCGGGTTGGAAGATCACTTGGGCGACATGGATTTCAAGGTGTGCGGGACAAGGCACGGAGTAACTGCGCTTCAAATGGACATCAAGATTGGAGGCATTACCCCGGCCTTGATGCATCAAGCACTGGAGCAGGCCAAGGCGGGACGATTGCATATCCTGAACTGTATGCTGAAGGCCATCGGATCTCCGCGCCAAAATATGTCTGCATTTGCCCCACGCATCTTCACGATAAAGGTCAAGCAGGACAAGATTCGGGAAGTCATCGGGCCGGGCGGGAAAACCATCCGCGGGATCCAGGCCGATTGCGGAGTCAAGATCAATATCGAGGATACCGGCATAGTCACCATCGCGTCTGTCGACGAGGCGTCGCTCGAGAAAGCAAAGGAGATGATCGGTCGGATCGTCGAAGAAGTGGAGGTCGGCAAGACCTACTTGGGAACGGTTCGAAAGATCATGGACTTCGGCGCGTTTGTCGAGGTGCTTCCCGGGACGGACGGCTTGGTGCATATCTCACAACTCGCGCATCACCGGGTGAAATCCGTAGCCGATGAGGTGGCCGAAGGCGATCAAATTCTCGTCAAGGTTCTAGAGGTCGATCGCCAAGGTAAGATTCGCCTCAGTCGCAAGGACACCATGCCGGCTCCGACCGGAGCTGGTACGAAGGACCAGTCCGACGGGTAG
- the rpsO gene encoding 30S ribosomal protein S15 → MALLKEAKTELIKQYRQHDGDSGSPEVQIAVLTNRISYLTEHFKLHKKDHHSRRGLLQLVGRRRRLLDYLRDVDEARYRAVIDRLGIRK, encoded by the coding sequence ATGGCATTGTTGAAGGAAGCCAAGACCGAGTTGATCAAACAATACCGTCAACATGACGGAGATTCGGGCTCGCCGGAGGTGCAAATTGCCGTGCTGACGAATCGGATCAGCTACCTAACTGAGCATTTCAAGCTGCACAAGAAGGACCATCATTCTCGGCGCGGCCTGCTCCAGCTCGTCGGGCGCCGTCGCCGGCTGTTGGACTATCTCAGGGATGTGGATGAAGCCCGGTACCGGGCCGTCATCGACCGGCTGGGCATCAGGAAGTAG
- the truB gene encoding tRNA pseudouridine(55) synthase TruB translates to MAQSTLDGVLTVCKEVGWTSHDVVAKIRHVLGGAKVGHAGTLDPAATGVLPVLIGRGTRIAEYLVEWDKEYRAVLRLGETTDTQDATGTLVDRQFTGHITPAAIREVASRFQGAIEQVPPMYSAVKVAGVPLYKSARAGKTVARQARTVTVHSLDILEIDGQNVTLRVVCSKGTYVRTLCADLGAALGVGGHLLSLERSRVGPLMLDQASTVDEVVARYAIGDLGTAVISLDQALKAFPVVVVDDLATERIRHGAPVQMSHVRDIPEDRHAVAESDQPVRVHDGEGRLLAIGKYRVSNEMVLAVEKLLVEPR, encoded by the coding sequence GTGGCGCAGAGTACCTTGGACGGTGTCCTGACGGTGTGCAAGGAAGTCGGGTGGACGTCGCATGACGTGGTGGCCAAGATCCGGCACGTCCTCGGAGGAGCCAAGGTTGGACATGCGGGGACACTGGATCCCGCAGCGACCGGCGTGTTGCCCGTCCTGATCGGACGGGGAACGCGTATCGCCGAGTATCTCGTCGAGTGGGACAAGGAATATCGCGCGGTGCTTCGCCTCGGTGAAACCACCGATACGCAGGATGCGACCGGGACTTTGGTTGATCGGCAGTTCACGGGTCACATAACGCCGGCAGCGATCCGAGAGGTCGCCAGTCGATTTCAAGGCGCTATTGAGCAGGTCCCTCCGATGTATTCGGCCGTCAAAGTCGCAGGAGTACCTTTATACAAGTCCGCTCGGGCGGGAAAGACAGTCGCGAGGCAGGCAAGAACCGTCACGGTTCACTCGCTCGACATTCTCGAGATTGACGGACAGAATGTGACCCTTCGTGTCGTGTGTTCCAAGGGCACGTACGTCAGAACATTGTGCGCGGACCTCGGCGCGGCATTGGGCGTCGGCGGTCATCTGCTGTCACTGGAGCGCAGTCGCGTCGGGCCGCTCATGCTGGATCAGGCATCGACCGTGGATGAAGTGGTCGCGCGTTATGCCATCGGCGATCTCGGAACAGCCGTCATTTCGCTTGACCAGGCGCTCAAAGCATTTCCGGTCGTCGTCGTGGACGACCTTGCGACCGAACGGATACGTCACGGCGCTCCGGTTCAGATGAGCCACGTTCGGGATATCCCCGAGGATCGGCACGCAGTTGCGGAATCCGATCAACCGGTTCGCGTTCATGACGGGGAAGGGCGACTTCTGGCGATCGGGAAGTATCGCGTTTCGAACGAGATGGTATTGGCGGTCGAAAAATTATTGGTTGAGCCACGCTGA
- the rbfA gene encoding 30S ribosome-binding factor RbfA — translation MTRSKTEYSRANRVADQIRMEVADILMRKIKDPRVKSVTVTDAELTSDLRIARVFVTVLGSEEETTEVFTGLARVAGFVRGELGRRLTLRYLPEIIFVKDVSGPRGDRVLRLLDELHGGTQLEHDSPTTGNS, via the coding sequence ATGACGAGGTCCAAGACCGAATACAGCCGGGCTAATCGTGTAGCTGACCAGATTCGCATGGAGGTGGCCGACATTCTCATGCGGAAGATCAAAGATCCGCGCGTGAAGTCCGTGACGGTGACTGATGCCGAACTCACGAGTGATCTCCGCATCGCCCGGGTGTTCGTGACGGTGCTTGGGTCCGAGGAAGAGACCACTGAGGTCTTCACGGGCCTGGCCAGAGTAGCCGGTTTTGTACGGGGCGAATTGGGGCGCAGGCTGACGTTGCGATATCTCCCGGAGATCATTTTTGTGAAAGATGTGAGCGGACCCCGCGGCGATCGTGTATTGCGGTTGCTTGACGAATTGCACGGGGGCACTCAGCTGGAACACGATTCCCCGACGACGGGCAATTCCTAG
- a CDS encoding DUF503 domain-containing protein, with protein sequence MIVGVCTVELLLSDSRSLKDKRRVLLRLKDRLHGQFNLSVAEVDGQDLWQKAVLGLACVSNEGRHANQVLDQALNLIRSDPTVELIQVKMELL encoded by the coding sequence ATGATCGTCGGTGTCTGCACGGTTGAGTTGCTCCTTTCAGATTCCCGGTCCTTGAAAGACAAGCGCCGGGTGCTTCTCCGCCTAAAAGATCGGCTGCACGGACAGTTTAACCTGTCCGTGGCGGAGGTCGACGGACAGGATCTCTGGCAGAAGGCGGTCTTGGGCCTTGCCTGTGTCTCGAACGAGGGACGGCATGCCAATCAGGTCTTGGATCAAGCGCTGAATCTGATTCGAAGCGATCCGACGGTGGAACTCATCCAGGTCAAGATGGAATTGCTGTAG